The Zonotrichia albicollis isolate bZonAlb1 chromosome 6, bZonAlb1.hap1, whole genome shotgun sequence genome window below encodes:
- the NGB gene encoding neuroglobin isoform X1, which yields MESGMPLSGGQRALIRESWRRLSGSPEQHGLVLFSRLFDLDPDLLPLFQYNCKQFASPQECLSAPEFLDHIRKVMLVIDAAVSHLENLSCLEEYLCNLGKKHQAVGVKVESFSTVGESLLYMLEKCLGAAFSPEVQEAWSKLYSAVVKAMQRGWESLPEGD from the exons ATGGAGAGCGGGATGCCGCTGTCGGGCGGGCAGCGAGCGCTGATCCGGGAGAGCTGGCGGCGGCTGAGCGGCAGCCCCGAGCAGCACGGCCTCGTCCTCTTCAGCAG GCTGTTTGACTTGGATCCTGACCTGCTGCCCCTTTTCCAGTACAACTGCAAGCAGTTTGCCAGCCCTCAGGAATGCCTCTCTGCCCCTGAGTTCCTGGATCACATCAGGAAG GTGATGCTGGTGATTGATGCTGCTGTGAGCCACCTGGAGAACTTGTCCTGCCTGGAAGAGTATCTCTGCAACCTTGGCAAGAAGCACCAGGCAGTTGGTGTGAAGGTTGAGTCTTTCTCG ACTGTCGGCGAGTCCTTGCTGTACATGCTGGAGAAATGCCTTGGTGCTGCCTTCAGCCCAGAGGTGCAGGAAGCTTGGAGCAAACTCTACAGTGCTGTGGTGAAAGCCATGCAACGTGGCTGGGAGAGCCTTCCAGAAGGGGACTAG